One stretch of Pseudomonas sp. NC02 DNA includes these proteins:
- a CDS encoding TonB-dependent siderophore receptor, whose protein sequence is MSRTLDTLLRPSLLAVAIALSAPLASTQLLAAEQASSVRAYNLPAASLVTTLNQIASQAGLALTLNPGLAAGKTSAPVKGQFDAQGALREALRGTGLQLEQSSAGTFSLVAIPDGVVALPETSITGQADAESAWGPVDGYLATRTAAGTKTDTALVEAPRSISVATRQQMQDRNVQNLDDAVKYMPGIVSASYGSDTRYDWMRVRGFEPTQFLDGLPLPRGVYANPKAETWNLDRLALLRGPASSVYGQTPPGGLLDMVSRRPSAESSNAIQVQYGSDNYRQINFASTGKIDDEGQFLYGLSGVVRDAGTQVDHIDNKRYNIAPSLTWNIDTDTKLTFLSQFTRDDTGATSQFLPIVGTKIKSPLGDISHHKNLGDPDYEYYDRTYYALGYAFEHRFNDTWQFKQNLRYTKSELAFQQLTVGSYGYSTIDAEGNTSRGSTNVDENIGQFAVDNNFQADFATGDITHTLLLGLDHQRTDTSYLSIFGDGGTVNLYNPVNTKPVVRPARSTAYYDYNQKTIQTGLYAQDQMALDKWRLTLGGREDWVHQGTTYFNKNDATNTDRSKNFSGNAALSYVFDSGFVPYLSYAESFQPASNASVSPTESYKPTEGKQWELGVKYQPPGSNTLLSAAVYDLTQKNVLVTSFGAGGQSITNQTGEVKVKGLELEAVSDVTENLKVIAAYTLAKSEVQKGQYKGNRLQLMPNQQASLWTDYTWHAGVLDGFGIGAGARYTGNTYGDQGNTWLGKANAYTVFDASVHYDLGRLDNSLKGASVKLNATNLFDKDYISTCDASYCYYGDQRSVVASATYQW, encoded by the coding sequence ATGTCCCGCACGCTAGACACCTTGTTGCGCCCCAGCCTGTTGGCCGTGGCCATTGCCCTCAGCGCTCCGCTGGCCAGCACCCAGTTGCTCGCCGCCGAACAAGCGTCCAGTGTGCGCGCCTACAATCTGCCGGCAGCGTCGCTGGTCACCACCCTGAACCAGATCGCCAGCCAGGCCGGTTTGGCGCTGACGCTGAACCCGGGGTTGGCAGCGGGCAAGACTTCCGCGCCGGTAAAAGGGCAATTCGATGCACAAGGCGCATTGCGTGAAGCGTTGCGCGGGACCGGGCTGCAACTGGAGCAAAGCAGTGCAGGCACGTTCAGCCTGGTAGCGATCCCGGATGGGGTCGTGGCATTGCCGGAGACCAGCATTACCGGCCAGGCCGACGCGGAAAGCGCATGGGGGCCGGTTGATGGTTACCTGGCGACCCGCACCGCTGCCGGCACCAAGACCGATACCGCACTGGTCGAAGCCCCGCGTTCGATCTCCGTCGCCACTCGCCAGCAAATGCAGGACCGCAACGTCCAGAACCTGGATGACGCCGTCAAATACATGCCCGGCATCGTGTCCGCCAGCTACGGCAGTGACACCCGCTACGACTGGATGCGTGTACGCGGCTTCGAACCCACCCAGTTCCTCGACGGCCTGCCGCTGCCACGCGGCGTGTATGCCAACCCGAAAGCCGAAACCTGGAACCTCGACCGCCTTGCGCTGCTGCGCGGCCCGGCCTCGTCGGTCTACGGCCAGACCCCGCCCGGCGGCCTGCTGGATATGGTCAGCCGCCGCCCCAGCGCTGAATCGAGCAATGCCATCCAGGTGCAGTATGGCAGCGACAACTACCGCCAGATCAACTTCGCCAGCACCGGCAAGATCGATGATGAAGGCCAGTTTCTCTACGGCCTCAGCGGTGTGGTGCGCGACGCCGGCACCCAGGTCGATCACATCGACAACAAGCGCTACAACATCGCGCCCAGCCTGACCTGGAATATTGATACCGACACCAAGCTGACGTTCCTGTCGCAGTTCACCCGCGACGATACCGGCGCCACCAGTCAGTTCCTGCCCATTGTCGGCACCAAGATCAAATCGCCGCTGGGGGACATCTCTCATCACAAGAACCTCGGCGACCCGGACTACGAGTACTACGACCGCACCTACTACGCGCTGGGCTACGCCTTCGAGCATCGCTTCAACGATACCTGGCAGTTCAAGCAGAACCTGCGTTACACCAAGTCGGAGCTGGCTTTCCAGCAACTGACCGTGGGTTCCTACGGTTACTCGACCATTGATGCCGAGGGCAATACCAGCCGCGGGTCGACCAACGTCGACGAAAACATCGGCCAGTTCGCCGTCGACAACAATTTCCAGGCTGACTTCGCCACCGGTGATATCACCCACACGCTGTTGCTCGGCCTGGATCACCAGCGCACCGACACCTCGTACCTGTCGATCTTCGGTGACGGCGGCACAGTCAACCTCTACAACCCCGTCAACACCAAGCCGGTGGTGCGTCCGGCGCGCTCCACCGCTTATTACGACTACAACCAGAAAACCATCCAGACTGGCCTTTACGCCCAGGACCAGATGGCCCTGGACAAGTGGCGCCTGACTCTTGGCGGGCGTGAAGACTGGGTGCACCAAGGCACCACCTACTTCAACAAAAACGATGCAACCAATACCGACCGCAGCAAGAACTTCAGTGGCAACGCCGCGCTGAGCTATGTGTTCGATTCGGGCTTCGTTCCGTACCTCTCCTACGCCGAATCGTTCCAGCCAGCGAGTAACGCCAGCGTCTCGCCAACCGAGTCGTACAAACCCACCGAAGGCAAGCAATGGGAATTGGGGGTCAAGTACCAACCACCCGGCTCAAATACCCTGCTGAGCGCCGCGGTGTACGACCTGACCCAAAAGAACGTGCTGGTTACCAGCTTCGGCGCCGGTGGCCAGTCGATCACCAACCAGACCGGCGAAGTGAAGGTCAAGGGCCTGGAATTGGAAGCCGTCTCTGACGTGACCGAGAACCTTAAGGTCATCGCTGCATACACCCTGGCCAAATCCGAAGTGCAAAAAGGCCAATACAAAGGCAACCGCCTGCAACTGATGCCAAACCAGCAAGCCTCACTGTGGACCGACTACACCTGGCACGCCGGTGTGCTCGACGGTTTCGGCATTGGCGCGGGTGCCCGCTACACCGGCAACACCTATGGCGACCAGGGCAACACCTGGCTGGGCAAGGCCAATGCCTACACCGTGTTCGATGCCTCCGTGCATTACGACCTCGGCCGCCTGGACAACAGCCTCAAGGGGGCTTCGGTGAAACTGAATGCCACCAACCTGTTCGACAAGGACTACATTTCCACCTGCGATGCTTCCTACTGCTACTACGGCGACCAACGCAGCGTCGTCGCCAGTGCCACCTACCAGTGGTAA
- a CDS encoding PepSY domain-containing protein, with the protein MKSKTIRRWSFIHTWTSLVCTVFLLLLALTGLPLIFHHEIDHLLGNEPELAQMPADTPQLNLEQLVAKAQAHRPGEAMQYLAWDEDDKNGVIAIMAATAGTEPNSSHTFMLDARTGEAVETPSANGGLTMFLLRLHVDMFAGLPGKLLLAFMGILFVLAIISGTVLYLPFMRRLKFATVRQDKSTRLRWLDLHNLIGVVTLTWALVVGVTGVISACADLIIAAWRTDSLSAMIEPYKNAPPLTLRAPATDLLTIAAKAAPGMEPDFIAFPGTRFSSEHHYAVFMKGSTHLTSHLLTPVLIDASNLHVTAIAERPWYMDAMGMSQPLHFGDYGGMPMKILWAVLDVLTIIVLGSGVYLWLVRRKAAKS; encoded by the coding sequence ATGAAAAGCAAAACCATCCGCCGCTGGTCCTTCATCCACACCTGGACCAGCCTCGTCTGCACCGTATTCCTGCTGCTGCTCGCCCTCACCGGCCTGCCGTTGATCTTCCACCACGAGATCGACCACCTGCTGGGCAACGAACCCGAGCTGGCACAGATGCCCGCCGATACCCCACAGCTGAACCTCGAACAGCTTGTTGCCAAAGCCCAGGCCCATCGCCCCGGCGAAGCCATGCAATACCTGGCCTGGGACGAAGACGACAAGAACGGCGTGATCGCGATCATGGCCGCCACCGCCGGCACCGAACCCAATTCCTCCCACACCTTCATGCTCGACGCCCGCACCGGCGAGGCCGTGGAAACGCCTTCGGCCAACGGCGGGCTGACGATGTTCCTGCTGCGCCTGCACGTCGATATGTTCGCCGGGCTGCCGGGCAAGTTGCTGCTGGCGTTCATGGGCATTCTGTTTGTGCTGGCGATCATCTCCGGCACGGTGTTGTACCTGCCGTTCATGCGCCGGCTGAAATTCGCCACCGTGCGCCAGGACAAATCCACGCGCCTGCGCTGGCTCGACCTGCACAACCTGATCGGCGTGGTCACCCTGACCTGGGCGCTGGTAGTGGGCGTGACCGGTGTGATCAGCGCCTGCGCCGACCTGATCATCGCCGCGTGGCGCACCGACAGCCTCAGCGCAATGATCGAGCCTTACAAAAACGCCCCGCCGCTGACCCTGCGCGCCCCCGCCACCGACCTGCTGACGATTGCCGCCAAGGCCGCGCCCGGGATGGAGCCGGACTTTATCGCGTTCCCCGGCACGCGTTTCTCCAGCGAGCATCACTACGCGGTGTTCATGAAAGGCAGCACCCACCTGACTTCACACCTGCTGACGCCGGTATTGATCGACGCCAGCAACCTGCACGTCACCGCCATCGCCGAACGGCCGTGGTACATGGACGCCATGGGCATGTCCCAGCCGCTGCACTTCGGTGACTACGGCGGCATGCCGATGAAGATCCTGTGGGCGGTGCTGGATGTGCTGACCATCATCGTCCTGGGCAGTGGCGTGTACCTGTGGCTGGTGCGGCGCAAGGCGGCCAAGTCATGA
- a CDS encoding glutathione S-transferase translates to MSTPSMTLFHNPASPFVRKVRVLLHETGQLDRVTLHACVPTPVKPDADVILDNALGKIPALRLADGNALHDSRVILDYLDYQHTGTPLIPRNGPARWRRLTLASTADGIMDAAVLVRYETAMRPEEKHWDLWLEGQRDKIRRALDMLEQDAIAELAGPFDVAAISVACALAYLDFRHPDMQWRSSHPKLAAWYAEVSQRPSMLQTQPPA, encoded by the coding sequence ATGTCCACCCCCAGCATGACGTTGTTCCACAACCCTGCCTCGCCGTTTGTGCGCAAAGTACGGGTGTTGTTGCACGAGACCGGTCAACTGGACCGCGTGACCTTGCACGCCTGCGTGCCGACGCCGGTCAAGCCCGACGCCGATGTAATCCTGGACAACGCGCTGGGCAAGATCCCCGCCCTGCGCCTGGCCGACGGCAATGCGCTGCACGACAGCCGGGTGATCCTCGATTACCTCGACTACCAACACACCGGGACTCCACTGATCCCCCGGAACGGCCCGGCCCGCTGGCGGCGCCTGACCCTGGCCTCGACCGCCGACGGCATCATGGATGCCGCCGTACTGGTGCGTTATGAAACCGCCATGCGCCCCGAGGAAAAACATTGGGACCTGTGGCTGGAAGGCCAGCGCGACAAGATCCGCCGCGCCCTCGACATGCTCGAACAGGACGCCATCGCCGAACTGGCCGGGCCGTTTGACGTGGCCGCGATCAGCGTGGCGTGTGCACTGGCTTATCTGGACTTCCGCCACCCGGACATGCAGTGGCGGTCGAGCCATCCGAAGCTGGCGGCGTGGTATGCCGAGGTGAGTCAGCGGCCGTCGATGCTCCAGACCCAGCCACCAGCCTAA
- the creD gene encoding cell envelope integrity protein CreD yields the protein MNRNLLFKLGAIALLIVLLLIPLLMIHGVITDRQQLRDDVLQDIARSSSYSQRLNGPVLVVPYRKTVREWKLNEKLNERYEETREVRGHLYFLPEQFALDGQVQTEVRARGIYQARLFHADSRISGRFVLPEQWGITENFADYRFDPAYLAVGISDIRGIENALKLELGSQQLAFSPGTQVAWLGEGVHVMLPEQDSQNPSPFDFAFDLRLQGTEQLQVVPVGKTSQVKLASNWPHPSFIGNFLPTQREVTAQGFSANWQTTFFSTNLEEALSSCLAERGCDDFNSRSFGVSFIDPVDQYLKSDRAIKYALLFIALTFAGFFLFEVLKSLAVHPIQYALVGVALAFFYLLLLSLSEHIGFGPAYLISAAACVLLIGFYVCHVLRSVAHGLGFSAGLAALYGLLYGLLSAEDYALLMGSLLLFGLLGTVMVLTRKLDWYGVGKRKEVGDE from the coding sequence ATGAACCGCAATCTGCTTTTCAAATTGGGCGCCATCGCGCTGCTGATCGTGCTGTTGTTGATTCCGTTGCTGATGATCCACGGGGTGATTACCGACCGTCAGCAACTGCGCGACGACGTCTTGCAGGATATCGCCCGCAGTTCCAGCTACAGCCAGCGCCTCAATGGCCCGGTGCTGGTGGTGCCTTATCGCAAGACCGTCCGGGAGTGGAAGCTCAATGAAAAGCTCAACGAACGCTACGAAGAAACCCGCGAGGTGCGTGGTCATCTGTATTTCCTGCCGGAGCAATTTGCCCTCGACGGGCAGGTGCAAACCGAAGTGCGCGCCCGGGGCATCTACCAGGCGCGGTTGTTCCACGCCGACAGCCGTATCAGTGGGCGGTTTGTGTTGCCGGAGCAGTGGGGCATCACGGAAAACTTTGCCGATTACCGCTTTGACCCGGCGTATCTGGCAGTGGGTATCAGCGACATTCGCGGCATCGAAAATGCGTTGAAGCTGGAGCTGGGCAGCCAGCAACTGGCGTTTTCCCCGGGCACTCAAGTGGCTTGGCTGGGGGAGGGTGTGCACGTGATGCTGCCCGAGCAGGACAGCCAGAATCCGTCACCTTTTGACTTCGCCTTTGACCTGCGCCTGCAAGGCACCGAGCAACTGCAAGTGGTGCCGGTGGGCAAGACCAGCCAGGTCAAGCTGGCGTCCAACTGGCCGCACCCCAGCTTTATCGGCAACTTCCTGCCGACCCAGCGCGAGGTCACCGCCCAAGGCTTCAGCGCCAATTGGCAGACCACATTTTTCTCCACCAATTTGGAAGAAGCACTCAGCAGTTGCCTGGCCGAGCGTGGCTGTGACGACTTCAACAGCCGCAGCTTCGGCGTGAGCTTTATCGACCCGGTGGATCAGTACCTCAAGAGTGACCGGGCGATCAAATATGCGCTGTTGTTTATCGCCCTGACGTTTGCCGGTTTTTTTCTGTTCGAGGTGCTCAAGAGCCTGGCGGTGCACCCGATCCAGTACGCGTTGGTGGGGGTTGCCCTGGCGTTTTTCTATTTGCTGTTGTTGTCATTGTCCGAGCACATCGGGTTTGGCCCGGCGTACCTGATATCGGCGGCGGCCTGTGTGTTGCTGATCGGGTTTTACGTCTGCCATGTGCTGCGCAGTGTCGCCCATGGCCTGGGGTTTTCAGCAGGGTTGGCGGCGTTGTATGGCTTGCTGTACGGGTTGCTGAGTGCCGAGGATTACGCGTTGTTGATGGGCTCGTTGCTGCTGTTCGGGTTGCTGGGCACGGTGATGGTGCTGACCCGCAAGCTGGATTGGTATGGCGTGGGCAAACGCAAGGAGGTGGGTGATGAGTAG
- the creC gene encoding two-component system sensor histidine kinase CreC, with translation MRLGIRFFLVYALFIGLTGYFVLSTVMKEIRPGVRQSTEETLVDTANLLAEILRDDVKNGTLGQSHWPELLKAYGERQPGANIWGLPKNQVNHRIYVTDAKGIVLLDSSGEAVGEDYSKWNDVYLTLRGEYGARSTRSELDDPASSVMHVGAPIRDSGQIIGVVTVAKPNSSLQPYVDRTEDRLLWYGAGLVALGLLFGALLSWWLSVALRRLTAYAQAVSEGRRAELPHYRGGELEQLSTAVEHMRTQLEGKAYVERYVHTLTHELKSPLAAIRGAAELLQGDMSRDQQQRFVSNIDSESARLQQLIERLLNLAQVEQRQGLEDQASLSLAALVDEVLRAQCARIEGAGLQVEQAIAADLQVYGEPFLLRQALGNLLENALDFTPPGGTLRFSAKALDDGIEFTLFNQADAIPEYALPRLSERFYSLPRPASGRKSTGLGLNFVEEVMKLHGGSLQIGNVPGGVQVKLHLHTVSTFPS, from the coding sequence ATGCGCCTGGGGATCCGGTTCTTCCTGGTGTACGCATTGTTTATCGGCCTGACAGGCTACTTCGTACTCAGCACCGTGATGAAGGAAATCCGCCCCGGCGTGCGCCAGTCCACCGAAGAAACCCTGGTAGACACCGCCAACCTGCTGGCGGAAATCCTGCGCGACGATGTGAAGAACGGCACCCTCGGCCAGAGCCACTGGCCCGAACTGCTCAAGGCCTACGGTGAGCGTCAGCCCGGCGCGAATATCTGGGGCCTGCCGAAAAACCAGGTCAACCACCGCATCTACGTCACCGACGCCAAGGGCATTGTGCTGCTGGACTCCAGCGGCGAGGCCGTAGGCGAGGATTACTCGAAGTGGAATGACGTGTACCTGACCCTGCGCGGCGAATACGGTGCGCGCTCGACCCGCAGCGAACTGGATGACCCTGCCTCATCGGTGATGCACGTCGGCGCGCCGATCCGCGATAGCGGGCAGATCATCGGCGTGGTCACTGTGGCCAAGCCCAACAGTTCACTGCAACCCTATGTGGACCGCACCGAAGACCGGCTGCTGTGGTACGGCGCCGGGCTGGTCGCCCTGGGCTTGCTGTTTGGTGCGCTGTTGTCGTGGTGGTTGAGTGTCGCACTGCGCCGGCTGACGGCGTATGCCCAGGCGGTGAGTGAAGGCCGGCGTGCCGAGTTGCCGCACTATCGCGGTGGTGAACTGGAGCAGTTGTCCACCGCCGTGGAACACATGCGCACCCAGCTGGAAGGCAAGGCGTACGTGGAACGTTATGTGCACACCCTGACCCACGAATTGAAAAGCCCGCTGGCGGCGATTCGTGGTGCGGCGGAGCTGTTGCAGGGCGACATGTCCCGTGACCAGCAGCAGCGTTTCGTGAGCAATATCGACAGTGAAAGTGCGCGCTTGCAGCAGTTGATCGAACGCCTGCTGAACCTGGCGCAGGTGGAGCAGCGCCAGGGCCTTGAGGACCAGGCCAGCCTGTCGTTGGCGGCGCTGGTGGACGAAGTGCTCAGGGCTCAATGTGCGCGCATTGAAGGCGCCGGGTTGCAGGTCGAGCAGGCGATTGCCGCGGATCTGCAGGTGTATGGCGAGCCGTTCCTGCTGCGCCAGGCACTGGGTAACCTGCTGGAAAACGCACTGGATTTCACACCGCCCGGTGGCACATTGCGGTTCAGCGCCAAGGCCTTGGATGACGGGATCGAATTCACCCTGTTCAACCAGGCCGACGCCATTCCCGAGTACGCGTTGCCGCGCCTGAGCGAGCGCTTCTATTCCCTGCCGCGCCCGGCCAGCGGGCGCAAGAGCACCGGCCTTGGGCTGAATTTTGTCGAAGAGGTGATGAAGCTGCACGGCGGCTCATTGCAGATCGGCAACGTGCCCGGCGGCGTGCAGGTAAAACTGCATCTCCACACAGTCTCCACATTCCCTTCATAA
- the creB gene encoding two-component system response regulator CreB, with protein sequence MAHILIVEDEAAIADTLIFALQGEGFTTTWLSLGQAALAHQRQNPADLVILDIGLPDITGFETCKQLRRFSEVPVMFLSARDGEIDRVVGLEIGADDYVVKPFSPREVAARVRAILKRVGPGAAPAVFQVDLERMQISYRGQPLSLTRHEFRLLHSLLEQPERVFSREQLLDAVGVAADAGYERNIDSHIKSVRSKLRAVAPEAEPIQTHRGLGYSYSPGNS encoded by the coding sequence ATGGCGCATATCCTGATTGTCGAAGACGAAGCGGCTATCGCCGACACGCTGATTTTCGCCCTGCAAGGCGAGGGCTTCACCACCACCTGGTTGAGCCTCGGCCAGGCGGCGCTGGCCCATCAGCGGCAAAACCCGGCGGACCTGGTCATCCTCGACATCGGCCTGCCGGACATCACCGGCTTCGAAACCTGCAAGCAACTGCGGCGTTTCAGCGAAGTGCCGGTGATGTTCCTCAGCGCCCGGGACGGTGAGATCGACCGCGTGGTGGGTCTTGAGATCGGCGCTGACGACTACGTAGTCAAACCGTTCAGCCCGCGTGAAGTGGCAGCGCGGGTACGGGCCATTCTCAAGCGCGTGGGCCCCGGTGCTGCTCCGGCGGTGTTCCAGGTGGACCTGGAGCGCATGCAGATCAGTTATCGCGGCCAGCCCCTGAGCCTCACTCGCCATGAATTCCGTCTGCTGCACAGCCTGCTGGAGCAACCCGAGCGCGTGTTCAGCCGCGAGCAACTGCTGGATGCGGTGGGCGTGGCGGCGGACGCAGGCTACGAGCGCAATATCGACAGCCACATCAAAAGCGTGCGCAGCAAATTGCGCGCGGTGGCGCCCGAGGCGGAGCCCATCCAGACCCATCGCGGCCTTGGCTACAGCTACAGCCCGGGCAACAGCTGA
- a CDS encoding ATP-dependent zinc protease, with protein sequence MKSILALLTLVALPVMAAEPTLYGRYEYIQLPEIGETFKAKMDTGALTASLSARDIETFTRDGDDWVRFRLGGKDATNKVYEHKVSRISKIKSRADEDDDKDEATVAKRPVIDLEMCLGNVKRTVEVNLTDRSSFNYPLLIGAKALREFGAAVNPARRYTADKPDC encoded by the coding sequence GTGAAATCCATCCTTGCCCTGCTAACGCTGGTGGCCTTGCCTGTCATGGCCGCTGAGCCGACCCTTTACGGTCGCTACGAATACATCCAACTGCCGGAAATCGGTGAGACCTTCAAGGCCAAGATGGACACCGGCGCGCTGACTGCCTCGCTGTCGGCCCGGGACATCGAGACGTTCACCCGTGATGGCGACGACTGGGTACGCTTCCGCCTCGGCGGCAAGGACGCCACCAACAAGGTGTACGAGCACAAGGTTTCGCGCATCAGCAAAATCAAGAGCCGCGCCGACGAAGATGACGACAAGGACGAAGCCACCGTGGCCAAGCGCCCGGTGATCGACCTGGAAATGTGCCTGGGCAACGTCAAGCGCACCGTCGAGGTCAACCTCACCGACCGCAGCAGCTTCAACTACCCGCTGCTGATCGGCGCCAAGGCCCTGCGTGAATTCGGCGCTGCGGTAAACCCGGCCCGCCGTTACACTGCGGACAAACCGGACTGCTGA